Proteins from a genomic interval of Zingiber officinale cultivar Zhangliang chromosome 2A, Zo_v1.1, whole genome shotgun sequence:
- the LOC122043302 gene encoding protein ETHYLENE-INSENSITIVE 3-like 1a: MLLVEGMAHTYNNERSISFGSSLQPSISECIMGEADLVDTASEKFTEVGGEESDEDIDIEELERRMWRDRMLLKRLKEQQQGKNKHLGDAVKESQCRKKMSRAQDGILKYMLKMMEVCKAQGFVYGIIPDKGKLVSGASDNLRAWWKEKVRFDWNGPAAIDKYQAENAIPGSGRDFSSGTASSHSLQELQDTTLGSLLSALMQHCDPPQRRFPLEKGIPPPWWPTGREEWSAQLVIPNEQVTPPYKKPHDLKKAWKVGVLTAVIKHMSPDIEKIRRLVRQSKCLQDKMTAKESATWLAVLKQEEEMYMKLHPDACPAPSSGVVGGVEEGHNGDMDYKVAVETNTFKLGANSCTANFVKSEESHIMMDPELEMNQRIYTCENVACPHSNVYHGFLDRNARNSHQYFCKYQNGIPPGVGKVNNQVQSAENKPSVFTLPSNTQPNPPSIGSNHNPIEMSDLGIPSDGQKSINELMDFYENNVNSCKTFNLGGLAMLEESNGRNRMECNLFEYSPGVGSDLFDEIDSLVEQSQYVQQSMVHFQPKLSDQPIEVTGCIKLAPGMDYADAVHGFNWF, from the coding sequence ATGTTATTAGTTGAAGGCATGGCACATACCTACAACAATGAAAGGAGTATTAGTTTCGGCAGCTCCCTTCAGCCTTCAATCAGTGAATGCATAATGGGAGAAGCAGACCTGGTTGACACAGCATCTGAAAAATTTACCGAGGTTGGCGGTGAAGAGAGTGATGAGGATATTGACATAGAAGAACTTGAAAGGCGTATGTGGAGGGACCGTATGCTGTTGAAGCGTTTAAAGGAGCAGCAACAGGGCAAAAACAAGCATCTGGGGGATGCGGTTAAGGAAAGTCAATGCCGGAAGAAGATGTCGCGGGCACAGGATGGAATTCTCAAATACATGCTGAAGATGATGGAAGTTTGCAAAGCTCAGGGCTTTGTCTATGGTATAATTCCTGATAAAGGCAAGCTGGTCAGCGGTGCTTCTGATAATCTCAGGGCTTGGTGGAAAGAAAAGGTCAGGTTTGATTGGAACGGGCCAGCTGCGATTGATAAATATCAAGCTGAGAATGCCATCCCTGGGTCTGGCAGAGATTTCAGCTCTGGAACTGCTAGCTCTCACTCATTGCAAGAGCTTCAAGACACAACACTGGGTTCTCTTCTGTCAGCTCTTATGCAGCACTGTGATCCGCCGCAGCGAAGGTTTCCTTTAGAAAAAGGAATCCCACCGCCATGGTGGCCTACTGGGAGAGAGGAATGGTCAGCTCAACTAGTGATCCCGAATGAACAAGTGACACCCCCCTACAAGAAGCCACACGACCTTAAGAAGGCTTGGAAGGTCGGTGTCTTGACGGCTGTGATCAAGCATATGTCCCCCGACATTGAGAAGATACGCAGGCTTGTTAGGCAGTCCAAATGCTTGCAAGACAAGATGACTGCCAAGGAGAGTGCAACATGGCTTGCGGTTCTTAAACAAGAAGAGGAAATGTATATGAAGTTGCATCCGGATGCATGCCCAGCCCCATCCTCAGGAGTCGTCGGAGGTGTTGAAGAAGGCCATAACGGGGATATGGATTACAAGGTGGCTgttgagactaacacattcaaACTAGGGGCTAATTCGTGTACTGCAAATTTCGTTAAGTCGGAAGAAAGTCACATAATGATGGATCCTGAACTGGAGATGAATCAGAGGATATATACATGCGAAAATGTGGCATGCCCACATAGTAATGTTTACCATGGATTTCTTGATAGGAATGCTAGAAACAGTCACCAGTACTTCTGTAAGTATCAGAACGGTATTCCTCCCGGTGTCGGAAAGGTGAACAACCAAGTTCAGTCAGCTGAGAATAAACCTTCAGTTTTTACTTTGCCATCGAATACCCAGCCCAATCCTCCTTCGATTGGTTCAAATCACAATCCAATTGAAATGTCTGACTTAGGTATTCCTTCTGATGGGCAAAAATCAATCAACGAGCTAATGGACTTCTATGAAAACAATGTCAACAGTTGCAAGACCTTCAACTTGGGAGGTTTGGCCATGTTAGAAGAGTCAAATGGTCGAAACCGGATGGAGTGCAACTTATTTGAATACAGCCCGGGAGTTGGCAGCGACCTCTTCGACGAAATTGATAGCttggtggagcaatcacagtacgTGCAACAAAGCATGGTGCATTTTCAGCCAAAACTCAGTGACCAGCCAATCGAAGTTACCGGATGCATCAAACTCGCACCCGGAATGGACTACGCCGATGCTGTGCATGGATTCAACTGGTTCTAG
- the LOC122043303 gene encoding myb-related protein 2-like: MYQHQLHQGHNNLLSPKSTFSPERQLFLQRGSASKDSGLVLSTDAKPRLKWNAELHKRFTEAVNQLGGPDKATPKTIMRLMGIPGLTLYHLKSHLQKYRLGKNVQAQISNGSNKNVFGSSLAQERAPDCNESLMNIGPSNKTMQINEALKMQIEVQRQLHEQLEVQRHLQQQIETQGKYLQSVLEKAQETITKQSSSSAGLEGAKIHLSDLASSVANGYFSNSFQAQENDYRVYTCLASSKGLQNEKEAFETRTAISSCHQDFLLSSWYSDMHEQKKPFAASILRDSDVKQSNAKPQYAERDGAFLAEVKKEERDEEHSQRKSTALGQASRKRLEEFGLPCLKTELELNIHHGGEEGTSSCRELDLNGFSWSL, translated from the exons ATGTATCAGCATCAGCTTCATCAAGGACACAACAACCTCCTATCTCCGAAGTCCACATTTTCCCCAGAAAGGCAATTGTTTCTGCAAAGAGGAAGTGCTTCCAAAGATTCTGGGCTAGTTCTTTCAACTGATGCCAAGCCTCGACTTAAATGGAACGCAGagctccacaagagatttacAGAGGCAGTGAACCAACTTGGAGGACCTGACA AGGCTACCCCAAAAACAATCATGAGACTAATGGGCATTCCAGGATTAACTTTGTATCATCTAAAAAGTCATCTTCAG AAATACAGACTTGGCAAAAACGTGCAGGCTCAAATAAGTAATGGAAGCAACAAAAATG TGTTTGGTAGTTCACTGGCACAAGAGAGGGCACCAGATTGTAATGAATCATTAATGAACATCGGGCCATCGAATAA AACCATGCAGATAAATGAGGCACTTAAAATGCAAATTGAAGTGCAGAGACAGTTACACGAACAACTTGAG GTACAAAGACATTTGCAACAGCAGATCGAGACTCAGGGAAAGTATTTGCAGTCAGTGTTGGAGAAGGCTCAAGAGACAATTACCAAGCAAAGCTCGAGTTCTGCAGGACTTGAAGGTGCTAAGATTCATCTCTCTGACCTGGCCTCCTCAGTCGCAAATGGATATTTCAGCAACTCATTTCAAGCTCAGGAAAATGATTATCGAGTATATACTTGCTTAGCCTCATCCAAGGGACTACAAAATGAAAAAGAGGCGTTCGAAACTAGAACAGCAATAAGTTCATGCCATCAGGATTTTCTCCTATCATCCTGGTATAGTGATATGCATGAGCAGAAGAAGCCTTTTGCTGCATCAATTTTAAGAGATTCAGACGTCAAACAATCTAATGCTAAACCTCAATATGCTGAGAGGGATGGTGCATTTCTTGCTGAGGTAAAGAAAGAGGAAAGGGATGAGGAACACTCGCAAAGAAAGAGCACAGCACTGGGGCAAGCGAGTAGAAAGCGACTAGAAGAGTTTGGGTTGCCATGCCTTAAAACTGAGCTAGAACTTAATATCCATCATGGCGGTGAAGAAGGTACTTCAAGTTGTAGAGAACTTGACCTGAATGGCTTCAGTTGGAGCTTATAG